In Nocardioides sp. W7, the genomic stretch TGCTCGCCCACGCGCTGCTGACCGCCGGCAAGGAGGGCACCTTCGCGACCACGATCGTCTCCTCCAGCCTGCTCGGCACCATGGCCCGCGCGGCCGGTCGCCCGTACGTCGAGACGCTCACCGGCTTCAAGTGGATCGGCCGGGTGGAGGGGCTGGCCTACGGCTACGAGGAGGCGCTGGGCTACTGCGTCGACCCTGAGCACGTGAAGGACAAGGACGGCGTCTCCGCCCTGCTGCTGCTGTGCGAGCTGGCGGCGGCCACCAAGGCCGAGGGCCGCGGTCTCGTCGACGTGCTCGACGACCTGGCCCGCGAGCACGGGCTGCACGCCACCGACCAGCTGTCGGTGCGGGTGCGCGACCTCGCCGAGATCGGCGCCGCCATGGAGCGGCTGCGCGGTGCTCGGCCCGCCACTCTCGGCGGCCTCGCCGTCGAGCGCGTCGACGACCTGTCCCTCGGCAGCGCCGACCTCCCCCCGACCGAGGGGCTGCGCTACGTGCTCGCCGAGGGGGCGCGGGTCGTCGTCCGCCCGAGTGGCACGGAGCCGAAGCTGAAGTGCTACCTGGAGGTGGTCGTGCCGGTGCACCCCGAGGACGAGGTCGACGCCGCCCGGATCGCCGCCGCCGGCCGCCTGGACGCCATCCGCGCGGACGTGCAGGCCGCCGCGGGCATCTGAGTCCCCCGCGACGCCATCCACCTGTGGTCGCCCGGGTCGCCACGTCGTACGACGTCCGGCACCCGCGAGGCCTCAGACGACCAGCGACACCACGAACGCGGCGACCGTGACGACGAGCAGGCCGATCTCCAGCCAGGCAGGCACCCGCCGGACCTCGCCGGCCAGCGCGTCCTGCGCGGCCGAGTAGCGCCCGACCGACTCCAGCTCTCGCGCCTCGGCGGCGAGGTGGCGGATCCGCTGCTCGACGAAGTCGGCGTAGGCCTGGTCCGCGAGGTCGGTGCCGGTCTTGGCGGCCGCGGTGTCCGCGCTGGCGCCGCGGCGGTTGCTCTTCAACGTCTGCCGGAAGGAGCGTCCGACGGCCGGGGAGACGTACCGCTTCTCACCCACCCGGACGGCGAACACCTGCCGCACGGCGAGCTCCTCGACCGCCGCGAGCGGGAGATGGATCGTCTCCAGCATGTTGCGCAGCACCAGCCAGCGGCCCGACACGATCAACCGCGGCTTCAGCAGGGCGGCCCAGTCGAGCACCGCGAACGCCAGCGCACCGCTGACGACTGACCACGACGGGCCCTCGACCAGACCGCCGACGACGGCCACCGCGGCGAGCACGAGGCCGGTCCACCCGAGCAGCTGGCCGCTCGTCGGCCGAAATCTCTCGACCGTCCCTGACGGCACGGGCCCTCCCTCAGAGTGCGGCTGACAGACCCGGTGAGCCTATCCTGGCGAGCGTGACCACCCCTTCCCCGACGCCCGCCGAGGTCGCCCGCGCGATCGACCACACCCTGCTCAAGCCGGAGGCCACCCGCGCCGACGTCGAGGCGCTGGTCGTCGAGGCCGCCGAGCTCGGGACGTACTCCGTCTGTGTCTCCCCCTCGATGCTCCCGGTGGCGGTGCCCGCCGGCAGCGACCTGTTGGTCGCGGCGGTCTGCGGCTTCCCCAGCGGCAAGCACACCTCTGCCGTCAAGGCCGCCGAGGCCGCCGGCGCCGTCCGCGAAGGGGCCGACGAGATCGACATGGTCATCGACGTCGGTGCCGCCCGCGAGGGTCGGTACGACGACGTCCGCGCCGACGTCGCGGCCGTCCGCGCCGCCGTCCCCGCGCCGACGGTGCTGAAGGTGATCATCGAGTCCGCCGCCCTCGACGACGAGCAGATCGTCGGCGTGTGCCGGGCCGCGGCCGCGGCCGGCGCCGACTTCGTCAAGACCTCGACCGGCTTCCACCCGGCCGGCGGCGCCTCCGAGCACGCCGTGCGGCTGATGGCCGAGACCGTCGGTCCGGCCGTGCAGGTGAAGGCGTCCGGCGGGGTCCGCACCCTGGAGCAGGCCCGCGCCATGATGGCCGCCGGTGCCAGCCGGCTCGGTGTCTCGGGCAGCCGCCAGCTGCTGGCCGGCGACGGGGCCGCGCCTTCCGGCTACTGAGTCGGGCGCCGGTCGTTTCGCGCCGGACTCCGGGGGGTAGACCCTCGTCGTCCCGCCGGTCGATTCCCCCGAGGAGCAGCATGGTCGACATCGCGATGGAGGCCGATGTCGCGGCGCCGATCATCGAGCGCTTCGCGACCTTGCAGGGCATCCTCGAAGAGATGCGCCACAAGCCGATCAGCGTGGCGACCTCCGTCGACAACGCGTGCGGCGAGTTCAAGGCGGCGGTCGCCGACGCGACCGACGCCTTCCACATGTCGTGGCGCCAGGCGTTCGACACCTGCGGGGTGACCGCGGGGCTCATCGGCGCCAACACCAACGTCTTCGAGGTCGAGCTGCAGCGGGTCGACGCCGAGCTCGCCGTGATCCCGGACATCTCGGGAGGCTGACTCGTGAGCGAGAAGCACTTCACCCTCGACATCGATCCCGAAGGCCTGCGCAGCGCCGCCACGAAGCTCGGCAACCTGGCCGAGACCCTGGGAGGTCAGGCCACCAAGGTGACCGGCACCCCCGGCGAGATCGCCAACCGCTGGACCGGCACCGCGGCCACCGACATCCAGCACGAGATGACGGCGCTGGGCGCCCACCTGACCAGCTTCCAGACCGCCATGGCCGAGCTGCCCGAGGCGCTCCGATCGCTCGCCACGGACTACGACGACGCCCTGGAGCGGCTGCCCGAGCTCAACCAGAAGTGGGAGCAGGCCGAGCAGGACTACCAGGACGCCGTGACCGCGGCCGGCACCGCGCTGACCCAGGGCCGCGAGGACGCCACGGGCGACGACGGCAAGGTCCCCGAGGCGGACGCGTCCGACCTCCGCCGGGCCCGCGACAACGCCGTCTCCGGCGCCGCGGACACCCGGCAGACCACCCAGCACAACCTGGAGGTCGACTTCGGCTACCTCAAGCAGTGGCTCGGTCAGCAGACCCGGGCCCTCGGCACCGCACTGCGTGACTCCGGTCCGCTCGACGTCAGCGACTCCCAGATCGAGGCGTGGCGCAGCGGGGAAGGCCCCCAGCTCGACCGCTCCCCCCTGTTCAGCTCGCTGATCCTGAGCCGGCAGCGCGACATCGAGCTGGTCACTCCCGACGTCGAGGAGGCCGTGGACGCTCTCAACGACGCCCTCGACGAGGGGGACCAGGACGCGGTCAACGACGCCCTGGACGCCATCGCCGAGCATGCCGACGACCCGGTCTGGTCCGAGGCCCTCGCCCGCGCGCTTGGCCCCGGCGGCATGCAGGACCTCTACCTCAAGATCGACGACGGCCTGAAGAACAGCGACCTCTACATCGAGGAGATCTGGCCGCACCTCTCCGGCTTCAACGAGACGGTGGCCAACGGCGTCAGCCAGCTGCCCGACGACGACTTCGCCGACTACCTCAACGAGTGGATGAAGGAGGACTACGGCCCCAAGATGTGGGCCCTGCTCGCCTCCGCCGATGCCGCCGACGGGCGCATCAACGCCGCCGCCATGGCCCACCAGTCCGAGATCTACAACTCCTCGCTCAGCGACGGCGGCCTCGGCATGCCGGGGCTGTTCCCGCAGGTGTTCAACTACGCCTACCCGGACACCGACCAGATGGAGCAGTGGGCCGACCGCTCCTCCGGTGACGACCTGGCCCGGATCCTGGAGAACTGCTCGCCGGAGGAGATCCAGGAGATCATGTTCCGGATGCACAACGTGCAGACGCCGGGCGGCACCATGAACGAGGACGACTATCAGCTCATCGCCGACCTGTGGGGCGAGACGATCCAGGCGATGCAGGACCGCTTCCACGCCGCGCAGGCCGACGGGAAGAGCTACGACCTGGCTCCCCTCATCGAGGCGCTGAAGGCCCGCAACGCCAACGCCGGCCAACCGCCCTACGACGACATGCTGGACGGCCTCACCGAGCAGATCGTCAACGATCCTGCCCTGATGGTCCAGCTCCTCGCCGACGCCGAGGACAGCCGGATCAAGCCCAGCGACCTCAAGGACGTCATCGGGGACTCCGGCGTCAAGGTCAAGGACATCATCGAGAGCATCATCAACCACCAGCTCAGCCAGGGCGACGACCCCGAGGCGGTGGCCGCGAACATCGGCCTGCTGCTGCGCGCCGACGACATCCTCGGCGAGGACTTCAAGTGGGACGGGGTCGTGAAGTCGGTCGTCAAGGACGCCCTCGGGGCGCTCGGCAAGGCGGCCGGGCCGGTGCTCGGCGTCCTGGACGCGGTGCTCTCGGAGATCGAGCGAATCGAGGAGCTGGACCAGGCCTGGGACTCGGCAGCGGAGAAGAACGCCGCCCAGGAGCTGCTGGCCTTCTCGCTCTACGTCCAGGCCTACGGCGTCCCGGAGGGCTTCGACGAGTTCGTGGTCGCCAACAACGGCAGCGTCCCCGACCACCAGCTGGTCAACCGGTTCCTCGACGAGATGCGCAGGCACCCCGGGGCGGACTGGGAGAAGATGCGCCTGCTCATCACCACGATCGACGAGACCCGGGACGAGCAGTGACCGCAGGTCGTCGACTGCTGGTGCCGGCCGTGCTCGCCGTGCTCCTCCTCGCCGGGTGCGGCGGCTCCGGGATCGGGGCCGTGACCGAGAACGACGGCTTCTCGACGTGCGTCGAGGACGCCGGGGCGAGCACCGAGGGCGGCAGCGACTGGGACATCGACGAGCAGCTGCGGTTCTGGGTCGAGCCCGGTGTACTGGCCTGCGCGGCGGACCAGCTCGGCGACGACGAGCTCGAGGAGGCGCTGGCCGACGCGTTCGTCGACCCCGACGACGTCGACGACACCGTCGCCGTCGCCCAGGCACAGCAGGCGGCCGTGCGGCAGCTGGCCGCCGACGTCGCGGCCGCTGACGGGGAGGACGAGGCCGTGAGCGCCGCGGGCCGGGTCCTCAGCGCCGCCCCGAGCGGGGACGACCGCACCCTGGGACGGGTCGCCGCCCTCGGCATCGTCGAGGGCACCGACGGGCTGCCCGGCTACCAGGAGTTCCTGACCACGAACGACCTGGAGGACGGCTCCGACGCCCTGACCCGGTACGACGACCAGGTCGAGGCCGAGGGACCCGACGAGCTCCGCGACCGCCTGCGTGAGCTGTCCACCAGGGTGGGCGACGCGACCTGAGGCCGGCGGCCCGCCGACCCTGCGGCAGAATGTTCCGGTGCGCGCGCGGGTGATCGTCCTCGCCGGACCCTCCGGGGCCGGCAAGTCCCGCCTCGCCGAACGCATCGGGCTGCCGGTGCTGCGCCTCGACGACTTCTACAAGAGCGCCGGCGACCCCACGCTGCCCGTCATCAGCGAGGGCGCGAACACCGGGATCGTCGACTGGGACGATCCGGCCTCCTGGCTCCTCGACGACGCCATGGCCACGCTCGACGAGCTGTGTCGCTCCGGCCGCGCGGACGTGCCGATCTACGACATCGCCCACGACGGCCGCTGCGGGTCGCGGGTGCTCGACCTCGCGGGCAGCCCGCTGTTCGTGGCGGAGGGGATCTTCGCCCAGGAGGTCGTGCCGCACGCGCGCGAGGCCGACCTGCTGGCCGCGGCGTACTGCGTGCGCCAGCATCCCGTGCTGACCTTCTGGCGACGGCTCACCCGCGACCTGCGCGAGCACCGCAAGCCTCCGCTGGTGCTCGTACGCCGCGGCCTCGCCCTGCTGCGCGACCAGCGCCGGGTCGTCGGGCACGCCGTCGCCCTGGGCTGTGTGCCGGTCACCGGCGACGAGGCGTACGCCGCCAGCCGCGAGCTGGCCCGCTCCGCCCTCCCGCGCTAGCGGCCCCGGCCGGGGTCACTCCCAGACGAACAGCGCCAGCAGCAACCACGCGACCGGCAGCGCCAGCGCGACGACGACCAGTCCCCGGGCGATGACGAAGGAGCTCCGCCCGGCAGAGACCAGGGGGTCGACGCCGGCGATCTCCACGTCGGTGGGGTGCTCCGGGTCGTAGCGGACCTCGACGACGTCCCCCGCGTGCGGGAGTGGGGGCTCGACGCCGGTGAGGCACTCCGCCTCCACCACCTCGCCGCCCTCGGAGGTGAAGCGGACCCGCGGGTAGTAGAGCGTCGTGGGATCGCCGGCGATGCTCACGTCCTTGGCGGACAGCTCCAGCACCACCGCCGTCGCCGCGACGGCCCGCTCGCCGAGCTGCACCGCCGTACGCCGCTGCCGCAGCCCGCGGGCCGCCATCGCCGCCGCGCCGGCGAGCAGCAGCAGGACGCCCACGAGCAGGACGATGCTCGGCCCCGGGTGGACGGTCACGAGCGCAGCCCGGGCTCCCCGGCCAGCTCGGCGTACGCCGGCTTGATCACCCGCGAGATCAGGTCGAACCGCTCGTCGAACGGCAGGAACGCCGACTTCATCGCGTTGACCGTGAACCACTCCAGGTCGCGGACGCCGTACCCGAAGGCCTGGGCGAGGTCCCACAGCTCGGCGGTCATCGAGGTCCGGCTCATCAGCCGGTTGTCGGTGTTGACCGTGACCCGGAAGCGGAGCTTCTTCAGCAGCCCGATCGGGTGCTCGGCGATCGAGGCCGCCGCGCCGGTCTGCACGTTGGAGGCCGGGCACATCTCCAGCGGGATCCGCTTGTCGCGGACGTACGCCGCCAGCCGACCCAAGGTGACCTCGCCGTCGTCGCCGACGGTGATGTCGTCGATGATCCGGACGCCGTGGCCGAGCCGGTCGGCGCCGCACCACTGGATGGCCTGCCAGATCGACGGCAGCCCGAAGCCCTCGCCGGCGTGGATGGTGAAGTGGGAGTTCTCGCGCTGGAGGTACTCGAACGCGTCCAGGTGTCGGGTGGGCGGGTAGCCCGCCTCGGCGCCGGCGATGTCGAAGCCCGCGACCCCGCGGTCGCGCCACGCGACGGCCAGCTCGGCGATCTCCATGGAGCGCGCCTGGTGGCGCATCGCCGTGAGCAGCTGGCGTACGACGATCCGTCCGCCCGCCGCCTCGACGCCGGCGTCGAAGCCCTCCTGGACGGCGGCGACGACCTCGTCGAGGGTCAGTCCGCCCTCGACGTGCTGCTCGGGTGCGTAGCGGACCTCGGCGTACACGACTCCGTCGACCGCGAGGTCCTCGACGCACTCGCGCGCGACCCGGCTGATCGCGGGCCCGCTCTGCATCACGGCGACGGTGTGGTCGAAGGTCTCCAGGTAGCGCTCCAACGAGCCGGAGTCCGCGGACTCGGCGAACCAGGCGCCGAGTGCGTCGGCGTCGTACGCCGGCAGCTCGTGCCCGCACTCGGCCGCGAGCTCGATGATCGTCTGCGGGCGCAGCCCTCCGTCGAGGTGGTCGTGCAGCAGCACCTTCGGGGCGCGCAGGACCACGTCACGAGTCAGACCGGTAGGTTCGGCGACGGCGCTCATGGCGTCATCCCATCACAGATCTCTCCCCGGATCTCTCGGACGGATCTCGGACGACAGGAGCCTGTCTTGCGCGTGTTCACCAGCTTCGACGACGTCGCCGCCGCTGCCGGCGAGGACCTCGGCAGCACCGACTGGGTCACCATCGACCAGGCCCGGGTCGACACCTTCGCCGAGGCGACCGGCGATGACCAGTGGATCCACGTCGACGTCGAGCGCGCGAAGGACGGGCCCTTCGGCGCCACCATCGCGCACGGCTACCTCACCCTCTCGCTGGTCCCGTGGCTCGGCAGCCAGATCTTCAGCCTCGACACCCCGGGGGCGAAGCTCAACTACGGGGTCAACAAGGTGCGCTTCCCGAACCCGCTGCTCGTGGGCAAGCGGGTCCGCGGCCACGCTGCGTTCGGCGACGTCACCTACCTGCCGGCCGGCAAGCAGCTGATCATCCGCTACACCGTCGAGATCGAGGGCGAGACCAAGCCCGCCTGCGTCGCGGAGACCGTCGTACTCCTGCTCGCCGACTGACCCCGACGATCAGACTCGCCGAGTCAGCAGAAGTAGCGGGCCGAGTCAGCACCAGTAGTGCTGACTCGGCGAGTCGACCCGCAGGCCGGGTGGGTCAGGCCGAGACCTCGCCCTCGGGGCGGTGCGGCAGCAGCTCGATGACCAGCGCCTCCGTCTCCGCCTCGAGCGGGGCCTTGGCCGTCTGCAGCGCCCGCACCATCTCGTCGACCACGGCGGACGTGCCGGGGCCGTCGGGGTTGCGGTCCTCCGCGATCAGCAGATCGCGCCACAGCACCTGCGACGTCGGCGCGAGCCGGAGCCCGGCCTGGCAGGCGGCCGTCGCCCCCGCGGGGTCGTCGTCGAAGGAGAGCTCGGCGAGCCGGTGGGCGGCGTCGACCACCACGTCGACGGCCTGGCGCTCCAGACGGGTCCGCGGCAGCCAGCTGTAGCGCGACACCGGGCGGCGGGCGATCAGCTCGCCCCGCACCAGCTGGAGAGCCCGGCGCAGCAGCTCGCGCTCGGTGCCGACGTCGCTCTCGCGCGCCCGTCGGGCCAGCACGCAGAACGCGTGCCAGTCGACGGCGACATCGGGGGCCAGGTGCAGCCGGCCCTCGGGGGTCTCGCGCAGCAGCGCGTTGCCGTCGCGATCGTCGCCGAGCCAGTCGCGGACCCGGGCGATGGTCGCGTCGCGGACCTCGGCGGTGACGCCTCGCGGCCACACCGAGGCCCCGACGACGCTCGGGTGCACCGGAGCGCTCTGCAGGGCCAGGAAGACGACGACCTCGGTCGCGAGGTCGAGGCGGGCCGGGTCGAGCTGGCCCGCGCTGCGCAGCTCGAGCGGGCCGAGCACGCCCACCCGGATCGGCGCGGAGCGCCAGTGGCTGTCGTCGTGGTCGTGCGGCGGGACCGGCACGGAGATCCGGTCGCGCACGTCGAGGGGCGTGTCCGTGCGCACCTTCGTGAACAGGGCGGCCAGGTCGTCGGCCGCGTCGGCGGTCAGCCGGACCGCGTCGACCTCGAGGTCGAGCAGCGGGATCGAGAGCCGACCGGAGTCGTCGATGCCGAGCCGCCACCGGGCACCGGGCACCGGGACCGCGGACAGCACGCCCAGGCCCCGGGTGTCGGCCGGGCCGAGCGCGTCGAGCTGGGCGCCGGCCGCGATGCCGGGCAGCCCACCGAGCACGAGGTACTCGGGCGCCGCGCCCGGGTGGCGTCCGAGCCGCCCCCCGAGGACCTCCTGGGCCCGCCGCGCGGGCGAGCTGCGCTGCCAGGCGTTGAGGTGGCCGGTCAGGTCGTCGACCATCAGCAGCGGCGAGCCCGCGACGTCGGCGAGCACCGGCGCGAGGTCGTAGGCCCAGATCCGCTGGTCGTCGGCCCACGGTGCGGTCGCCAGCTGCACGGCCAGTGCCGACACGACCTCGCGGGCCACCGTCGGCGAGCCGGTCACCGTCACCGCGCCGGCCACGGACTCCAGGTCGAGCAGGACGTCGGTCCCGTGGTCGTCCCGGCCGAGGCACACCAGGCCGGGGTACGGCGCGTGGCCGCTCTCGGCGGGCTCCTCCGCGTCGCGGTCCAGGCGCCAGCGACTGCCACCGTCCAGGACCGACCAGGGCGCCGGCGCGACCGCGACGGGCGGGGCGACCCGCAGCTCGACGGCGTCGTCGGAGACGGTCGCGGCGTACACCTGTGGCAGCGGCACCCGCTCGGCGCGACACGTGGCACTCAGGCCCCGCAGCGCGCGGTCTAGCCAGCGGACCCGCTCCTCGTCGGAGCCGATCCGGAGCGTCACCTCGGCCTCGAGGTCGTCGTCGCCGAGCGCGAGGCCACGACGGCGACGGCGCTCCGCGATCGCCGCACCGGCGAGCATCGCCGAGAGCAGCCCGCCGAGCAGCAGCGGCGCGGCCTCCTGGACGGCGCTCTCGTCGGCGCCGGTCTCCTCGACCTGGTCCCGGTCGACGACCGTGCTCGCGCCACCGGAGCCACCCTGGTCCTGCTCGGGCGCGTGCTGCTCGAGCGCCTGCACCCGCTGCACGCCGTGCGCGTCGCCCGGCATGATCAGCACCCAACCGGGCTGGATCAGCCGGCCGAGCTCGAGCTGCAGGCCGTCGGGCTGGGCCCGGCCCTTGTTCAGGTCGAAGATCTCCTTCCAGCGCCGGCCGTCGTCGAGATGACGCTCGGCGATGTCCCAGAGGTTGTCGTGGTAATGACCCGACGGGGGTTGGACGATCGCGACCTTCTTGCCGATGACGTCGGTCATGTCGCGCGGCACGCCGGGCACGTGCTTCATCCGCGGCGCGTCGTCCACCTCGGCCTCGGCCTCGGCGACCTGGTCCTGCGCGACGGCGCCGTCCTGGGCCTGGTCGGTGTCCTGGGTCTGCTGCACGGCGACCGTGCTCGCGCGCTCGACCGCTCGCGCGTCGTCGGCCGCGCTCGCGGCACCGGAGCTGCCGAGGACGGAGGCACCGATCAGGATGGTGCCGACCAGGGCGCGGGCCAGCGCCTGGGAGTGCCCCGAGAGCGGCACCGGCCGCGGCAGTCCGCCGCCCCGGAGCAGGCTGACCACCTCGACCGCGGTGCAGAGCGCGAACTGCAGCCAGGCCAGCCAGACGACGACCCGGAGCACCGCGAACACGGCGTCGATGCTGAGCGGCTCGGTCAGCGTCTCCTTCGTGGGGAGACCGTCGGGCAGTGGCGGGGCGCCGGTGAGCAGCACGAGCAGGGCAGGCAGGCCGACGAGCAGCGCCAGCAGCACGACGATGGACCCGAGCACCTTGCCCCAGGAGGGCCGCTCGTCCTCTGCGGCGGGAGCGGCGAACCGCTCGGGCCCGCGAACTCCCTCGGGACCGGTGGGGGCGGGGCTGGTCGTGGTCATTGGGTTTCCGCCTCCGCGGTGGCTGTGGCGTGGATGTCGAAGGGAGGGACGGCGATCAGGCTCAGCAGCGTCGGCTCGACCATGTCGTCCGAGGTGACGACGATGCTGGTCAGACCGGCATCGGCGTACGGATTCGGGTGACCGCGCTCGCGCAGGTACTCCAGGGCCCGCTGCTCGGCTGCGAGCTCGTTCAGCCGGACCACGCCGTTCTCGCGCAGCTGGGTCTCGTCGATCATCTGGGCGCCCGCGCGAGCGGCCTGCTCGACCTCGTCGGCCAGCTTCATCCGGGCGTTCAGGGCGCCACCGCCGTCGACGACCAGGCCGGCGCAGGCGAGCAGGACGACGGTCATGCCGACGACGAAGGTGGTGGCGGCGGCCCCGCGCTCGTCGCGGCGGCGTCGGACCGCTCTCATTCGTACCTCCGGTAGGGGTCGAGCGGCACCGAGCTCTCGGCGTCGACGTCGACGCGGATCGGCACCCCGATCAGGCCGAGGCCCGACATCGAGACCGAGCACTCCAGGCGCACGACGACGTCGCCGCCCGCCTCCCAGGTGCCGCCGACGTCGACCGTCGAGCAGGAGGTCAGGTCGTCGAGCGAGGCTGCGACCGTGGACCGGGCGGCACTGTCCGCCGCCGAGCTGGAGGTCTGCAGCGAGGCGGTCCGCGCCGCGTCGCGGGCCGCGGCCTCGACGTCGCCCTGGACCGAGACGTAGCGACCGAAGGCCACGATCAGCATCACGAAGCCCATCAGCACCGGGGTCAGCAGCACCATCTCGACGGCCATCGAGCCGCGCTCGCCGCGCACCCGACCCTTCAGTCGGGCCAGCAGTCGGCG encodes the following:
- a CDS encoding pilus assembly protein TadG-related protein, which gives rise to MRAVRRRRDERGAAATTFVVGMTVVLLACAGLVVDGGGALNARMKLADEVEQAARAGAQMIDETQLRENGVVRLNELAAEQRALEYLRERGHPNPYADAGLTSIVVTSDDMVEPTLLSLIAVPPFDIHATATAEAETQ
- the deoC gene encoding deoxyribose-phosphate aldolase → MTTPSPTPAEVARAIDHTLLKPEATRADVEALVVEAAELGTYSVCVSPSMLPVAVPAGSDLLVAAVCGFPSGKHTSAVKAAEAAGAVREGADEIDMVIDVGAAREGRYDDVRADVAAVRAAVPAPTVLKVIIESAALDDEQIVGVCRAAAAAGADFVKTSTGFHPAGGASEHAVRLMAETVGPAVQVKASGGVRTLEQARAMMAAGASRLGVSGSRQLLAGDGAAPSGY
- a CDS encoding ATP-binding protein, with the protein product MRARVIVLAGPSGAGKSRLAERIGLPVLRLDDFYKSAGDPTLPVISEGANTGIVDWDDPASWLLDDAMATLDELCRSGRADVPIYDIAHDGRCGSRVLDLAGSPLFVAEGIFAQEVVPHAREADLLAAAYCVRQHPVLTFWRRLTRDLREHRKPPLVLVRRGLALLRDQRRVVGHAVALGCVPVTGDEAYAASRELARSALPR
- a CDS encoding DUF3592 domain-containing protein, which gives rise to MTVHPGPSIVLLVGVLLLLAGAAAMAARGLRQRRTAVQLGERAVAATAVVLELSAKDVSIAGDPTTLYYPRVRFTSEGGEVVEAECLTGVEPPLPHAGDVVEVRYDPEHPTDVEIAGVDPLVSAGRSSFVIARGLVVVALALPVAWLLLALFVWE
- a CDS encoding WXG100 family type VII secretion target is translated as MSEKHFTLDIDPEGLRSAATKLGNLAETLGGQATKVTGTPGEIANRWTGTAATDIQHEMTALGAHLTSFQTAMAELPEALRSLATDYDDALERLPELNQKWEQAEQDYQDAVTAAGTALTQGREDATGDDGKVPEADASDLRRARDNAVSGAADTRQTTQHNLEVDFGYLKQWLGQQTRALGTALRDSGPLDVSDSQIEAWRSGEGPQLDRSPLFSSLILSRQRDIELVTPDVEEAVDALNDALDEGDQDAVNDALDAIAEHADDPVWSEALARALGPGGMQDLYLKIDDGLKNSDLYIEEIWPHLSGFNETVANGVSQLPDDDFADYLNEWMKEDYGPKMWALLASADAADGRINAAAMAHQSEIYNSSLSDGGLGMPGLFPQVFNYAYPDTDQMEQWADRSSGDDLARILENCSPEEIQEIMFRMHNVQTPGGTMNEDDYQLIADLWGETIQAMQDRFHAAQADGKSYDLAPLIEALKARNANAGQPPYDDMLDGLTEQIVNDPALMVQLLADAEDSRIKPSDLKDVIGDSGVKVKDIIESIINHQLSQGDDPEAVAANIGLLLRADDILGEDFKWDGVVKSVVKDALGALGKAAGPVLGVLDAVLSEIERIEELDQAWDSAAEKNAAQELLAFSLYVQAYGVPEGFDEFVVANNGSVPDHQLVNRFLDEMRRHPGADWEKMRLLITTIDETRDEQ
- a CDS encoding TadE family protein, giving the protein MRRLLARLKGRVRGERGSMAVEMVLLTPVLMGFVMLIVAFGRYVSVQGDVEAAARDAARTASLQTSSSAADSAARSTVAASLDDLTSCSTVDVGGTWEAGGDVVVRLECSVSMSGLGLIGVPIRVDVDAESSVPLDPYRRYE
- a CDS encoding bacterial transcriptional activator domain-containing protein; its protein translation is MTTTSPAPTGPEGVRGPERFAAPAAEDERPSWGKVLGSIVVLLALLVGLPALLVLLTGAPPLPDGLPTKETLTEPLSIDAVFAVLRVVVWLAWLQFALCTAVEVVSLLRGGGLPRPVPLSGHSQALARALVGTILIGASVLGSSGAASAADDARAVERASTVAVQQTQDTDQAQDGAVAQDQVAEAEAEVDDAPRMKHVPGVPRDMTDVIGKKVAIVQPPSGHYHDNLWDIAERHLDDGRRWKEIFDLNKGRAQPDGLQLELGRLIQPGWVLIMPGDAHGVQRVQALEQHAPEQDQGGSGGASTVVDRDQVEETGADESAVQEAAPLLLGGLLSAMLAGAAIAERRRRRGLALGDDDLEAEVTLRIGSDEERVRWLDRALRGLSATCRAERVPLPQVYAATVSDDAVELRVAPPVAVAPAPWSVLDGGSRWRLDRDAEEPAESGHAPYPGLVCLGRDDHGTDVLLDLESVAGAVTVTGSPTVAREVVSALAVQLATAPWADDQRIWAYDLAPVLADVAGSPLLMVDDLTGHLNAWQRSSPARRAQEVLGGRLGRHPGAAPEYLVLGGLPGIAAGAQLDALGPADTRGLGVLSAVPVPGARWRLGIDDSGRLSIPLLDLEVDAVRLTADAADDLAALFTKVRTDTPLDVRDRISVPVPPHDHDDSHWRSAPIRVGVLGPLELRSAGQLDPARLDLATEVVVFLALQSAPVHPSVVGASVWPRGVTAEVRDATIARVRDWLGDDRDGNALLRETPEGRLHLAPDVAVDWHAFCVLARRARESDVGTERELLRRALQLVRGELIARRPVSRYSWLPRTRLERQAVDVVVDAAHRLAELSFDDDPAGATAACQAGLRLAPTSQVLWRDLLIAEDRNPDGPGTSAVVDEMVRALQTAKAPLEAETEALVIELLPHRPEGEVSA
- a CDS encoding adenosine deaminase gives rise to the protein MSAVAEPTGLTRDVVLRAPKVLLHDHLDGGLRPQTIIELAAECGHELPAYDADALGAWFAESADSGSLERYLETFDHTVAVMQSGPAISRVARECVEDLAVDGVVYAEVRYAPEQHVEGGLTLDEVVAAVQEGFDAGVEAAGGRIVVRQLLTAMRHQARSMEIAELAVAWRDRGVAGFDIAGAEAGYPPTRHLDAFEYLQRENSHFTIHAGEGFGLPSIWQAIQWCGADRLGHGVRIIDDITVGDDGEVTLGRLAAYVRDKRIPLEMCPASNVQTGAAASIAEHPIGLLKKLRFRVTVNTDNRLMSRTSMTAELWDLAQAFGYGVRDLEWFTVNAMKSAFLPFDERFDLISRVIKPAYAELAGEPGLRS
- a CDS encoding MaoC family dehydratase → MRVFTSFDDVAAAAGEDLGSTDWVTIDQARVDTFAEATGDDQWIHVDVERAKDGPFGATIAHGYLTLSLVPWLGSQIFSLDTPGAKLNYGVNKVRFPNPLLVGKRVRGHAAFGDVTYLPAGKQLIIRYTVEIEGETKPACVAETVVLLLAD